TCGGTGACACGTGGGCCCTGCACCCGCTGGACCTGCGGGTGCCCGAGGGGCGCACCACCGTCCTCCTGGGTCCGAGTGGTTGCGGCAAGTCCACCGTGCTGCGTCTGATGAATGGGCTGTTGCGTCCCGACTCGGGGCGCGTCCTCTTCCGGGGCGAGCCCCTGCGGGAGGAGGACCTGCTCGCCGTGCGGCGGCGCATCGGCTACGTGCTCCAGGGAGGCGGTCTCTTCCCGCACCTCACCGCCGAGGGCAACGCCACCCTCATGGCGTGCTACCTGAAGTGGCCCCAGGCGCGTGTGCGCGAGCGGCTGGAGCAGCTCGTGGCGCTCACGCGCTTTCCCGCCGAGGCGCTCGGCCGCTACCCGGGAGAGCTCTCCGGAGGCCAGCGCCAGCGCGTGAGCCTCATGCGCGCGTTGATGCTCGAGCCGGACGTGCTCCTGCTCGACGAGCCCCTCGGGGCGTTGGATCCGATGATCCGCCATGAGTTGCAGGAGGACCTGCGCGACATCTTCTCCCGGCTCGGCAAGACGGTGGTGCTCGTCACCCATGACCTCGCGGAGGGGGCCTTCCTCGGCGATCACGCGGTGTTGCTGCGCGAGGGCCGTGTCGTGCAGCAGGGGCCGCTCACCGAGCTCGCGCGCGCG
Above is a window of Cystobacter fuscus DNA encoding:
- a CDS encoding ATP-binding cassette domain-containing protein, giving the protein MFQLEQVSKRFGDTWALHPLDLRVPEGRTTVLLGPSGCGKSTVLRLMNGLLRPDSGRVLFRGEPLREEDLLAVRRRIGYVLQGGGLFPHLTAEGNATLMACYLKWPQARVRERLEQLVALTRFPAEALGRYPGELSGGQRQRVSLMRALMLEPDVLLLDEPLGALDPMIRHELQEDLRDIFSRLGKTVVLVTHDLAEGAFLGDHAVLLREGRVVQQGPLTELARAPADPFVTRFFQAQRLPLEGVSR